In one window of Paraburkholderia phymatum STM815 DNA:
- a CDS encoding IclR family transcriptional regulator, with protein MSDTNPDHKTSIQVIERMMRLLDALAAHSDPVSLKELAQRTDLHPSTAHRILNDMVTCRLVDRSDPGTYRLGMRLLELGNLVKARLSVRDAALTPMRELHRLTGQTVNLSVRQGDEIVYIERAYSERSGMQVVRAIGGRAPLHLTSVGKLFLAADESTRVRAYATRTGLSGHTQNSITDLGKLERELSHVRQQACARDNEELELGVRCIAAGIYDDTGKLVAGLSLSAPADRLQDSWLGQLSKTALVISESLGYQPQAQPMSASAQAI; from the coding sequence ATGAGCGACACGAACCCGGACCACAAAACATCGATCCAGGTGATCGAGCGCATGATGCGGCTGCTGGACGCCCTCGCCGCCCATAGCGACCCGGTCAGCCTGAAGGAACTCGCGCAACGCACCGACCTCCACCCGTCGACGGCCCACCGCATCCTGAACGACATGGTGACCTGCCGGCTGGTGGACCGCTCGGACCCTGGCACCTATCGTCTCGGCATGCGGCTGCTGGAACTGGGTAATCTCGTCAAGGCGCGTCTGTCGGTGCGCGACGCGGCGCTGACGCCGATGCGAGAACTGCACCGGCTGACGGGCCAGACGGTGAACCTGTCGGTGCGCCAGGGCGACGAGATCGTCTACATCGAACGCGCCTATTCCGAGCGCTCGGGCATGCAGGTGGTACGTGCGATCGGCGGCCGGGCGCCGCTGCATCTGACCTCCGTCGGCAAGCTCTTCCTCGCCGCCGACGAATCGACCCGCGTGCGCGCCTACGCGACGCGCACGGGCCTGTCGGGACACACGCAGAACAGCATCACCGATCTCGGCAAGCTCGAGCGCGAGTTGTCGCATGTGCGCCAGCAGGCGTGCGCGCGCGACAACGAAGAACTGGAACTCGGCGTGCGCTGTATCGCAGCCGGCATTTACGACGATACAGGCAAGCTCGTTGCGGGCCTTTCGCTGTCGGCGCCCGCCGACCGTCTGCAGGACTCCTGGCTGGGCCAGTTGAGCAAGACCGCCCTCGTCATCTCCGAATCGCTCGGCTACCAGCCGCAAGCGCAGCCGATGAGCGCCTCGGCGCAAGCAATCTGA
- a CDS encoding low molecular weight protein-tyrosine-phosphatase has translation MKTVAICFVCLGNICRSPTAEGVMRHQLAEAKLADRIIVDSAGTGDWHIGEAPDERAQRAAKNRGYDLSTFRGRQITIADFERFDLIVAMDDKNVAALRQICPPAQRDKIRLLMEFAMDAGMSEASGAAQRAPDFDPREVVDPYFGGGEGFEIVLNQCEAACRGLIAALRPQLTL, from the coding sequence ATGAAAACCGTCGCCATCTGCTTCGTGTGCCTTGGGAACATTTGCCGTTCCCCGACTGCGGAAGGCGTGATGCGGCATCAGCTGGCGGAGGCGAAGCTTGCGGATCGCATCATTGTCGATTCGGCGGGTACGGGCGACTGGCATATCGGCGAAGCGCCGGACGAACGCGCGCAGCGCGCCGCGAAAAACCGCGGTTACGATTTGTCGACATTTCGTGGCCGCCAGATCACCATCGCCGATTTTGAGCGCTTCGATCTGATCGTCGCGATGGACGACAAGAACGTCGCGGCGCTCAGGCAGATCTGTCCGCCGGCACAGCGCGACAAGATCCGTCTGCTGATGGAGTTCGCGATGGATGCAGGAATGTCCGAAGCGAGCGGCGCCGCGCAGCGCGCGCCTGATTTCGATCCACGCGAAGTCGTCGATCCGTACTTCGGCGGCGGCGAGGGTTTCGAAATCGTGCTGAACCAGTGCGAAGCCGCCTGCCGCGGCTTGATTGCGGCACTGCGGCCCCAACTGACCCTGTAA
- a CDS encoding lactate utilization protein B — protein sequence MQVQTMQFKARAGQKLADQRLQQNLTKLSTKFVSARASAMTAIDFPATRTALKDRRNRALENLDVWLETFEREATRRGATVLFAETTQDAAKLVADIARKHDVKKVIKTKSMVSEEMRLNEVLGQMGVQSIETDLGEYILQINDNEPPSHIIAPVVHKDKEEIADLFAKTHQKPRLTEIPEMTREAREMLRPHFMTADMGVTGGNFVIAETGSVALVTNEGNEGMCTVMPRVHVAVTGIEKVLPTLEDLATAMRLLPRSATGQDVSNYFSVLTGPRGVHDQDGPEHMYVVLVDGGRTGLIGGDFQEMLRCIRCGACMNHCPVYQKVGGHTYGWVYPGPMGSVLTPSYVGIEKALDLPQAATLCGECNSVCPVGIPLSDLLRKLRERQVERHLRPWQERFGLAVWGYLAMHPTAYGLLTKLAVRILERMGGSGKSIAKLPLGAGWTNTREMPAPVGRTFRELYAASKTHIG from the coding sequence ATGCAAGTCCAAACGATGCAATTCAAGGCGCGCGCGGGTCAGAAACTCGCCGACCAGCGCCTTCAGCAGAACCTCACCAAGCTGTCGACGAAATTCGTGTCGGCGCGAGCGTCGGCGATGACCGCCATCGACTTCCCCGCGACGCGCACGGCGCTGAAGGACCGGCGCAACCGCGCGCTGGAGAACCTCGACGTGTGGCTCGAAACCTTCGAGCGCGAGGCGACGCGGCGCGGCGCGACTGTGCTGTTCGCCGAGACGACGCAGGATGCGGCGAAGCTCGTCGCCGACATCGCGCGCAAGCACGACGTGAAGAAGGTGATCAAGACGAAGTCGATGGTGTCCGAGGAAATGCGCCTGAACGAGGTGCTCGGGCAGATGGGCGTGCAGTCGATCGAAACCGATCTGGGCGAATACATCCTGCAGATCAACGACAACGAGCCGCCGAGCCACATCATTGCGCCCGTCGTTCACAAGGACAAGGAAGAGATCGCCGACCTGTTCGCGAAGACGCACCAGAAGCCGCGTCTCACAGAAATTCCCGAGATGACGCGTGAAGCGCGCGAGATGCTGCGTCCGCATTTCATGACGGCCGACATGGGTGTCACGGGCGGCAACTTCGTCATTGCGGAGACGGGGTCGGTCGCGCTCGTGACCAACGAGGGCAACGAAGGCATGTGTACCGTGATGCCGCGCGTGCACGTCGCGGTGACAGGCATCGAGAAAGTGCTGCCTACGCTCGAAGACCTCGCAACGGCCATGCGCCTCTTGCCGCGCTCGGCGACGGGGCAGGATGTCTCGAACTACTTTTCGGTGCTGACAGGCCCGCGCGGCGTGCACGATCAGGACGGACCGGAGCATATGTATGTGGTGCTCGTCGATGGCGGGCGCACGGGACTGATCGGCGGGGACTTTCAGGAGATGCTGCGCTGCATCCGCTGCGGCGCGTGCATGAATCATTGCCCCGTGTATCAGAAGGTCGGTGGGCACACATACGGATGGGTGTACCCCGGGCCGATGGGATCGGTGCTGACGCCGAGCTACGTCGGCATCGAAAAGGCGCTTGATTTGCCTCAGGCCGCAACGCTGTGCGGCGAGTGCAATAGCGTGTGTCCCGTCGGCATTCCGTTATCCGACCTGTTGCGCAAATTGCGCGAACGGCAGGTAGAACGGCATCTGCGTCCGTGGCAGGAGCGCTTCGGGCTTGCCGTCTGGGGCTATCTGGCGATGCACCCCACAGCGTACGGACTACTCACGAAACTCGCTGTCCGCATTCTCGAGCGTATGGGGGGAAGCGGGAAGTCGATCGCGAAACTGCCGTTGGGCGCAGGCTGGACGAACACGCGCGAGATGCCGGCCCCCGTCGGACGGACGTTCCGCGAACTGTATGCGGCGAGCAAGACGCATATCGGCTAG
- a CDS encoding (Fe-S)-binding protein, producing the protein MRVGLFVTCLIDLMRPEIGFSAIKLIERAGFEVFVPPAQTCCGQPAYNSGDRRIARDLAEKTLREFEQYDYVVVPSGSCGGMIGTHYGDLFADDPELMGRFARLRPKVYELTDFLVRVAKIELTPGDFHGPVTYHDSCSGLRELGVKQQPRALLAQAGVTVTEMKDCEHCCGFGGTFALKFGDISTAIVDEKCANIRASGTQAVVLGDLGCMLNIEGRLRRTGDTTTRVLHIAQVLAGDA; encoded by the coding sequence ATGCGAGTCGGTTTATTCGTCACCTGCCTGATCGATCTGATGCGCCCCGAAATCGGCTTTTCGGCGATCAAGCTGATCGAGCGTGCGGGCTTCGAGGTGTTCGTGCCGCCCGCCCAGACCTGCTGCGGACAGCCCGCCTACAACTCCGGCGACCGGCGCATCGCGCGCGATCTCGCCGAAAAGACGCTGCGCGAATTCGAGCAGTACGACTACGTGGTCGTGCCGTCGGGATCGTGCGGCGGGATGATCGGCACGCACTACGGCGATCTGTTTGCTGACGATCCGGAACTGATGGGCCGCTTCGCGCGGCTGCGTCCGAAGGTCTACGAGCTGACCGATTTCCTTGTTCGTGTCGCGAAGATCGAACTGACGCCGGGCGATTTTCACGGGCCGGTGACGTATCACGATTCCTGCTCGGGGCTGCGCGAGCTGGGCGTCAAGCAGCAGCCGCGCGCGTTGCTCGCGCAGGCGGGCGTCACCGTGACCGAGATGAAGGACTGCGAGCACTGCTGCGGCTTCGGCGGCACGTTCGCGCTGAAGTTCGGCGATATTTCGACGGCCATCGTCGACGAGAAGTGCGCGAACATTCGGGCGAGCGGTACGCAAGCGGTGGTGCTGGGCGATCTCGGCTGCATGCTGAACATCGAAGGACGCTTGCGGCGCACAGGCGACACGACCACTCGCGTGCTGCACATCGCGCAGGTTCTTGCGGGCGACGCGTGA